From a single Nostoc edaphicum CCNP1411 genomic region:
- a CDS encoding MraY family glycosyltransferase, with amino-acid sequence MNLDNSLKSLGIADPSGTGWLAVVFTFLLAWLVTWRLIPTVRKFALRVGWADQPNARRLNREPLPNAGGLAIYAGVIAALVLASLLRPIELQNVLAQVLTILLGGSILVLVGFIDDQFGLPPSVRLWAQIVTALLLVANGISVQVMFGTPIDSLLSMSLTVLWVVGITNAINLMDGMDGLAGGISFITAMSLLGVAAQFNNRAAAILVLAALGGAALGFLRHNFHPSRIIMGDAGAYFFGYVLAATSILGKLQQNTLYALIPTVLFLLLPVLDTTQVFVRRLLAGNNPLSTPGKDHLHHRLLAWGLSQRNAAFTLWSITLVFNLLAMRIQGMSLAVILTTASSIILLLGFTVWQRIRQQP; translated from the coding sequence ATGAATCTAGACAACTCCCTTAAGTCCCTCGGTATTGCCGACCCTAGCGGCACCGGCTGGTTGGCAGTAGTATTTACGTTCCTATTGGCTTGGCTTGTAACTTGGCGTTTAATTCCGACAGTACGAAAATTTGCCTTGCGAGTAGGTTGGGCTGACCAACCTAACGCACGGCGACTCAACCGAGAACCTTTACCCAATGCAGGGGGGCTAGCTATCTACGCGGGTGTGATTGCCGCGCTGGTATTAGCTAGCCTTTTACGACCGATCGAACTCCAAAACGTATTGGCTCAGGTGCTCACTATTCTGTTGGGGGGTTCGATATTAGTCCTTGTGGGCTTTATCGATGATCAGTTCGGCTTACCGCCCTCTGTTCGATTGTGGGCGCAAATTGTCACGGCACTGTTGCTGGTAGCTAATGGCATCAGTGTTCAAGTGATGTTTGGCACCCCCATCGACTCTCTCCTGTCCATGTCACTGACAGTACTATGGGTAGTAGGGATTACCAACGCCATTAACTTAATGGATGGTATGGATGGCTTGGCGGGAGGAATCAGCTTTATTACCGCCATGAGTTTGTTGGGGGTTGCAGCTCAATTTAACAACCGTGCAGCGGCAATCTTGGTACTCGCAGCCTTGGGAGGTGCTGCACTGGGCTTTTTGCGCCATAATTTCCATCCGTCACGAATTATTATGGGTGATGCCGGAGCATACTTTTTTGGCTATGTGCTGGCAGCAACTAGCATTTTAGGAAAACTGCAACAAAACACACTTTATGCACTAATTCCTACAGTTTTATTTCTGTTGTTACCAGTGCTAGACACCACTCAAGTATTTGTGCGGCGGCTACTAGCAGGAAATAACCCTCTCAGTACTCCTGGCAAAGACCATTTGCACCACCGCTTACTCGCTTGGGGACTTTCCCAGCGCAATGCTGCGTTCACGCTTTGGTCAATTACCTTAGTTTTTAACTTGCTGGCGATGAGAATACAAGGTATGAGTTTGGCTGTGATACTGACTACCGCCAGTAGCATTATCCTTCTTTTGGGCTTTACTGTCTGGCAAAGGATACGCCAACAGCCTTAG
- a CDS encoding tetratricopeptide repeat protein: protein MHNRIFTTLFLTLFLATTPQFVVAQNNIEQLFKQGDAAESVGNNSQAETIWRKVLQIEPNNGKAYNNLGNALRRQGKLEEALAAHQKALQLNPNDAEAYVGMGNVLNAQGKLEEALASFQKALQLNPNLATAYNGLGNVLYGQKKLDAAITAYQKAIQLDPKYAFAYMNLGSVLREQKKLDAAVAAFQKAIQLNPNYAEAYNNLGIALREQKKLDAAVAAFQKAIQLNPNYAEAYNNLGIALREQKKLDAAVAAFQKAIQLNPNFAYAYYGLGIALYDQKKLDAAVAAYEQAIKLNPNDANAYYGLGIALYDQKKLDAAVAAYEQAIKLNPNDANAYNNLGNALYGQKKLDAAVAAFQKALQLNPNFAYAYNNLGNALSDQKKLDAAVAAFQKAIQLNPNLAGAYNNLGIALSDHLNIEGIRHLGIFPEKKGIEARFFGKTTEIQIGLDPDFPVSRIRGSWLDGVLPRDAIIALFSFGAATVANLLSWLFSNTSKSASKP from the coding sequence ATGCACAACCGTATATTTACTACTTTATTTTTAACTCTATTTCTGGCTACCACACCCCAGTTTGTAGTTGCTCAAAACAATATTGAACAGCTATTTAAACAAGGCGACGCTGCCGAATCGGTGGGTAATAACTCCCAAGCAGAGACAATTTGGCGGAAAGTTTTACAAATTGAACCCAATAATGGCAAAGCTTATAACAATTTGGGTAATGCTTTGCGGCGACAGGGAAAACTAGAGGAAGCATTAGCGGCGCACCAGAAAGCATTACAACTCAATCCTAATGATGCCGAAGCTTACGTTGGTATGGGTAATGTGCTAAATGCTCAAGGAAAACTAGAGGAGGCATTGGCATCTTTTCAGAAAGCCTTGCAACTTAACCCTAACTTGGCTACTGCTTACAATGGTCTAGGCAATGTGCTGTATGGACAGAAAAAATTAGATGCAGCAATTACCGCATATCAAAAAGCGATTCAACTAGATCCCAAATATGCTTTTGCTTACATGAATCTAGGTAGTGTCCTGAGAGAGCAAAAGAAATTAGATGCAGCAGTTGCCGCCTTCCAAAAAGCAATTCAACTCAACCCTAACTATGCTGAGGCTTACAACAATCTCGGCATTGCCTTGAGAGAGCAAAAGAAATTAGATGCAGCAGTTGCCGCCTTCCAAAAAGCAATTCAACTCAACCCTAACTATGCTGAGGCTTACAACAATCTCGGCATTGCCTTGAGAGAGCAGAAGAAATTAGATGCAGCAGTTGCCGCCTTCCAAAAAGCAATTCAACTCAACCCCAACTTTGCTTATGCTTACTACGGTCTCGGTATTGCGCTGTATGACCAGAAGAAATTAGATGCAGCAGTTGCCGCCTACGAACAAGCAATTAAACTCAACCCCAACGATGCTAATGCTTACTACGGTCTCGGTATTGCGCTGTATGACCAGAAGAAATTAGATGCAGCAGTTGCCGCCTACGAACAAGCAATTAAACTCAACCCCAACGATGCTAATGCTTACAACAATCTCGGCAATGCCCTGTATGGACAGAAAAAATTAGATGCAGCAGTTGCCGCCTTCCAAAAAGCCTTGCAACTTAACCCTAACTTTGCTTATGCTTACAACAATCTCGGCAATGCCCTGAGTGACCAGAAAAAATTAGATGCAGCAGTTGCCGCCTTCCAAAAAGCAATTCAACTCAACCCCAACTTGGCTGGTGCTTACAACAATCTCGGCATTGCCCTGAGTGACCATCTAAATATTGAAGGAATACGACATTTAGGAATTTTCCCGGAAAAAAAAGGTATAGAAGCGCGGTTTTTTGGGAAGACAACAGAGATTCAAATCGGTCTAGATCCTGATTTTCCAGTTTCGAGAATCCGGGGTAGCTGGTTAGATGGCGTTTTACCTCGCGATGCGATTATTGCGCTGTTCTCTTTTGGGGCTGCTACAGTTGCAAATCTTCTATCTTGGCTATTTAGTAACACTTCTAAATCCGCGTCAAAACCATAG
- a CDS encoding Gfo/Idh/MocA family protein: protein MTNQIKIAVIGVGRWGVHLLRNFLAHPEVNVVAVVDPHPERLAAIKQQFDLDENVLLTTQWQDLKKVPGLTGVAIATPATTHYDLIKDALQHGYHVLAEKPLTLDPAECRELCQLAEQHHLILMVDHTYLFHPAVEQGQTVVQAGKLGDLRYGYATRTHLGPVRQDVDALWDLAIHDIAIFNAWLGQMPVKVQATGTVWLQGQANSEITHFPSQGLADLVWLTLTYPDGFQAYIHLCWLNADKQRRLGIVGSLGSLIFDEMLRSSPLTLLYGEFEQQGNHFIPGNQRQVVLELEPGEPLGRVCSCFVDSILNNTPSEVSSGWVGTQLVEILAALTLSLEQGGQPVFLNNSPQV, encoded by the coding sequence ATGACAAACCAAATTAAAATTGCTGTCATCGGAGTTGGACGTTGGGGAGTGCATCTGCTGCGAAATTTCTTAGCACATCCCGAAGTAAATGTAGTTGCTGTAGTAGATCCTCATCCAGAACGATTAGCAGCGATAAAGCAGCAATTTGACTTAGATGAAAATGTATTATTAACAACTCAATGGCAAGATTTAAAGAAAGTGCCAGGGTTGACAGGAGTGGCGATCGCTACTCCTGCTACCACTCACTATGATTTAATTAAAGATGCTCTCCAACACGGATACCATGTTTTGGCTGAAAAGCCACTAACTCTTGATCCCGCCGAATGTCGGGAACTTTGCCAGTTAGCAGAGCAGCATCATTTAATACTCATGGTTGACCACACTTATTTATTTCACCCAGCAGTTGAGCAAGGGCAAACTGTAGTACAGGCGGGTAAATTAGGTGATTTACGCTATGGCTACGCGACGCGCACCCATTTAGGCCCTGTCCGCCAAGATGTTGATGCGCTGTGGGACTTAGCTATTCACGATATTGCGATCTTTAACGCTTGGCTAGGTCAGATGCCTGTGAAAGTACAAGCAACGGGTACGGTATGGCTACAGGGGCAAGCCAATAGCGAAATAACCCACTTTCCATCCCAAGGTTTAGCCGATCTAGTATGGTTAACACTGACATATCCAGATGGCTTTCAAGCTTATATTCATTTGTGCTGGCTAAATGCTGATAAGCAGCGACGGCTGGGGATTGTAGGTAGCCTTGGTAGTTTGATTTTTGATGAAATGTTGCGATCGTCACCTCTAACGCTTCTATATGGCGAGTTTGAACAGCAGGGTAATCATTTTATTCCGGGAAATCAAAGACAGGTAGTGCTGGAATTAGAACCGGGTGAACCATTGGGGCGAGTTTGCTCTTGTTTTGTTGACTCTATCCTCAACAATACTCCCTCAGAGGTTTCGTCTGGCTGGGTAGGCACACAGTTAGTAGAAATTCTTGCTGCACTAACGCTATCTCTTGAGCAAGGCGGCCAACCTGTTTTTCTGAACAACTCCCCTCAAGTGTAA
- the rnc gene encoding ribonuclease III — MSLAYPRRQRQLESLVQKLGLSLEAPIKWELLDLALTHPTVSDSANYEQLEFVGDAVVRLVSAVVLWENYPDCPVGDFAAIRSVLVSDRILAQLARTYGLELYLLVAGSATADKVGLESRLADAFEAVLGALYLSTQNLELIRSWLDPHFLQLATEIRLDPARLNYKAALQEWTQAQFKVLPEYRVVEVSQPHRNHERFVAEVWLHGTKLGFGKGRSIKTAEQAAAKVAFLAISNPENP, encoded by the coding sequence ATGTCCCTTGCCTATCCACGCCGTCAACGGCAACTTGAAAGTTTAGTCCAAAAATTAGGTTTGTCGCTAGAAGCACCTATAAAGTGGGAACTGCTAGATTTAGCGCTCACTCATCCCACTGTTTCTGATTCGGCAAATTATGAACAGCTGGAGTTTGTTGGCGATGCAGTGGTGCGCCTGGTTTCGGCTGTTGTGTTATGGGAAAATTATCCTGATTGTCCCGTAGGGGATTTTGCGGCAATTCGTTCGGTATTGGTGAGCGATCGCATCCTCGCCCAATTGGCCAGAACTTATGGTTTAGAGTTATACTTACTCGTTGCTGGCAGTGCTACCGCTGATAAAGTTGGTCTAGAGTCACGACTAGCAGACGCTTTTGAAGCAGTTCTGGGTGCACTTTATTTAAGTACTCAAAATCTAGAACTGATCCGCTCTTGGCTAGATCCCCACTTCCTACAATTAGCAACAGAAATTCGCCTTGATCCTGCCAGACTTAATTACAAAGCTGCTCTCCAAGAATGGACTCAGGCACAATTTAAAGTTTTACCAGAGTATCGGGTTGTGGAAGTTAGTCAACCGCACCGTAATCATGAACGTTTCGTGGCTGAAGTGTGGCTGCACGGAACCAAGCTAGGATTTGGTAAGGGACGCTCAATCAAAACCGCTGAACAAGCCGCAGCCAAGGTAGCTTTTTTAGCAATCTCTAATCCGGAAAACCCCTGA
- the fabG gene encoding 3-oxoacyl-[acyl-carrier-protein] reductase, which produces MTLLQDKVAIITGASRGIGRAIAIELASQGAIAVVNYASSSAAAEAVVTEITAAGGQAIAIQADVSKIEQVDALVNAVMEKFSRVDILVNNAGITRDTLLLRLKPEDWQAVIDLNLTGVFFCTRAASKIMLKQRSGRIINITSVAGQMGNPGQSNYSAAKAGVIGFTKSVAKELATRGITVNAVAPGFITTDMTSDLNNPEDILKYIPLGRFGQPEEVAGMVRFLAADPAANYITGQVFNVDGGMVMA; this is translated from the coding sequence ATGACACTATTACAAGATAAAGTCGCAATTATCACAGGTGCATCACGAGGAATTGGCCGAGCGATCGCAATTGAATTAGCCTCACAAGGAGCGATCGCAGTTGTCAATTATGCCAGTTCTAGCGCTGCTGCTGAGGCGGTTGTTACAGAAATTACAGCAGCCGGAGGTCAAGCGATCGCTATCCAAGCAGACGTTTCTAAAATCGAGCAAGTAGACGCACTAGTTAACGCCGTCATGGAAAAGTTCAGTCGTGTGGATATTTTGGTCAACAACGCGGGTATTACTCGTGACACACTGCTTTTGCGTTTGAAGCCAGAAGATTGGCAAGCTGTGATAGACCTTAATTTAACTGGTGTTTTCTTTTGTACACGCGCCGCCAGTAAAATTATGCTGAAGCAGCGATCGGGGCGGATTATCAACATTACCTCCGTTGCGGGGCAAATGGGCAACCCAGGTCAGTCCAACTACAGCGCCGCCAAAGCAGGTGTAATTGGTTTCACCAAAAGCGTTGCTAAAGAACTAGCTACACGCGGTATCACCGTTAACGCCGTCGCCCCTGGATTCATCACCACCGACATGACCAGCGATCTCAACAACCCCGAAGATATTCTGAAATACATTCCACTCGGTCGTTTCGGTCAGCCCGAAGAGGTCGCTGGGATGGTGCGCTTCCTCGCTGCCGATCCCGCTGCCAACTACATCACTGGACAAGTCTTTAACGTCGATGGCGGCATGGTAATGGCCTAA
- a CDS encoding ATP-binding protein translates to MTNSRQSSFRRILVTRILLLFVPVLLIGEIVALNKARSSILGTARQNLTESAISKGQRIEDAIALLKANLLTVSKTTVIPSGSPIQEQEILTQLKQQLPASIECIQLTDLLNQKIIANSCGDQAIGKLTLPLPSEGIDVKTIFPSKTGMTGKRNTQNQLQVVLSAPVSDSQKNSIYSLSIQSALYQQTLNPPGSLTGAMVVIAEDGTVLAHPLTGWVGTNINQHPNSSQFKSIIKNAIAGRKDSINLSFTDGEELLAGYTAITNPLTQQQQEKWIVLAVTSVDNALFGLEEIKLILIVLTVGLIGASLLASLYLAPYLARPVEELRDYALNIHSHHAAQPVPQNFQIREFNQLAQALNQMVERLKAGAEELEIAWKEAKSANQIKSQFLATTSHELRNPLHTIISCIRVVKDGLCDSREEEMDFLKRADETTIHLLSIINDLLDISKIEAGKLSVVTIPLDLRQILLEVINLQSVNVQQKGLQLKCELDPQAIPIKADAAKLKQVLINVIGNATKFTDTGSITIATEIQSSNGKSQVVVIVKDTGIGIDPNQQHKLFRPFVMVNGTTARQFEGTGLGLAISRNLIELMGGSITLESTGLHQGTTLKITLPLIDISLLPVDNKEENVGNLGFSSGKKGAKANQYSSLQQSGESPSVGSNKSVKAVVNKEKSMKFQVLLGNETYEISFSPQQTILVSIPKTEVYANGASER, encoded by the coding sequence ATGACTAATTCTCGCCAATCTTCCTTTCGTAGAATTTTAGTAACGAGAATATTGCTGCTGTTTGTTCCAGTTTTACTTATAGGTGAGATTGTTGCCTTGAATAAGGCACGTTCTAGCATATTGGGAACTGCACGTCAAAATTTAACAGAAAGCGCCATCAGTAAAGGACAGAGAATTGAAGATGCGATCGCTCTCTTAAAAGCTAATTTGTTGACTGTAAGTAAAACAACAGTAATTCCATCGGGTTCACCCATACAAGAGCAAGAAATTCTCACGCAGTTAAAGCAACAACTTCCAGCCAGTATTGAGTGCATTCAATTAACGGATCTGCTAAACCAAAAAATAATTGCTAATAGCTGTGGGGATCAAGCAATTGGAAAATTGACATTACCTTTACCTAGTGAAGGAATTGATGTCAAAACAATCTTCCCGTCAAAGACAGGAATGACTGGTAAAAGAAACACACAAAATCAACTGCAAGTAGTGCTATCTGCACCAGTCTCCGATAGCCAAAAAAATTCAATTTATAGTTTAAGTATTCAGTCTGCATTATACCAACAAACCTTAAATCCACCAGGATCGCTCACAGGTGCTATGGTAGTGATTGCTGAAGATGGGACGGTTTTGGCGCACCCATTGACAGGCTGGGTGGGAACTAATATTAATCAACATCCAAATTCTTCCCAATTCAAGAGCATAATTAAAAATGCCATTGCAGGACGAAAAGATTCAATAAATTTATCTTTTACAGATGGTGAAGAATTACTGGCTGGCTATACAGCTATTACAAATCCACTTACTCAACAACAGCAGGAAAAATGGATAGTCTTAGCTGTTACTAGCGTCGATAATGCGCTTTTTGGTTTAGAGGAAATCAAACTAATTCTCATCGTTTTGACAGTCGGTTTAATTGGTGCAAGTTTATTAGCATCCCTATATTTAGCTCCTTACTTGGCACGTCCTGTAGAAGAATTGCGAGACTACGCTCTCAATATTCACTCTCACCACGCCGCACAACCAGTTCCGCAGAATTTTCAAATCCGGGAATTCAATCAGCTGGCCCAAGCATTAAACCAAATGGTAGAAAGGCTCAAAGCTGGGGCAGAAGAACTAGAAATAGCTTGGAAAGAAGCAAAAAGCGCTAACCAGATTAAAAGCCAGTTTTTGGCTACGACTTCTCATGAATTGAGAAACCCATTACATACTATTATTAGCTGCATTCGCGTGGTTAAAGATGGCTTATGTGATAGCCGCGAAGAAGAAATGGACTTCCTCAAACGTGCCGATGAAACAACAATTCATTTGCTAAGTATTATTAATGATTTACTCGACATTTCTAAAATCGAAGCAGGTAAGCTTTCTGTAGTCACCATACCTCTTGACCTCCGACAAATATTGTTAGAGGTGATTAATTTACAATCAGTTAATGTTCAACAAAAGGGCTTGCAATTGAAATGCGAGTTAGATCCTCAAGCAATACCAATTAAAGCAGACGCAGCAAAACTGAAGCAGGTGCTAATTAATGTTATTGGCAACGCTACTAAGTTCACCGACACAGGAAGCATCACCATTGCTACAGAAATTCAATCTAGTAATGGTAAATCTCAAGTAGTGGTAATAGTTAAAGATACAGGTATAGGCATTGATCCCAATCAACAGCACAAACTATTTCGCCCCTTTGTGATGGTGAATGGCACAACTGCGCGTCAGTTTGAAGGGACTGGACTCGGACTCGCAATTTCACGAAACTTAATCGAACTTATGGGAGGCAGCATTACTCTTGAGAGTACCGGACTTCATCAAGGTACGACACTAAAGATTACCTTACCCTTGATTGATATCTCGCTGTTACCTGTTGACAACAAAGAAGAAAATGTCGGGAATTTGGGATTTTCCTCTGGGAAGAAGGGGGCAAAAGCAAACCAATACTCTAGCCTACAGCAGTCTGGGGAAAGCCCCTCTGTGGGGAGCAACAAATCTGTAAAAGCAGTTGTAAACAAAGAGAAGTCGATGAAATTCCAGGTGTTACTTGGGAACGAGACTTACGAGATTAGCTTTTCGCCGCAGCAAACTATCTTGGTAAGTATTCCAAAAACAGAAGTTTATGCAAATGGGGCTTCTGAAAGGTAA
- the corA gene encoding magnesium/cobalt transporter CorA: MARKLRRLPKIVTKLYEDEFYHQPGTLPGTIIIDADAPLPIIFLIDYNQTNFIREQIATPEECLPYLDAESISWVDVQGLGSQDILQRLGNVFELHPLVLEDVVNVPERPKTEDYEDQLLFIACMVVPKEKTCGFYSEQVSLILGKNYLLTVQEEPEHDCFEAVRSRIEKNKGIIRKQGADYLAYALLDAIIDGFFPVLELYGERIEELEEEVIVKPTPQTLQNIYQIRRELLQLRRAIWPQRDAINSLIRDGSELIGEEVRIYLRDCYDHTVQVMDMVETYRELSSGLMDVYLSAVSNKMNEIMKVLTVVSTIFIPLTFVAGIYGMNFNTEKSPYNMPELNWYWGYPICLAVMVAIALSLLFFFWRRGWLQNSVVIKRN; encoded by the coding sequence ATGGCACGAAAACTGCGTCGCCTTCCCAAAATAGTCACCAAGCTATACGAAGATGAATTCTATCACCAACCAGGAACTTTACCAGGAACCATAATTATTGATGCAGATGCTCCGCTACCGATAATTTTCTTAATTGACTATAATCAAACCAATTTCATTCGTGAACAAATAGCAACTCCAGAGGAGTGTCTCCCCTATCTTGATGCAGAATCGATTTCTTGGGTAGACGTACAAGGTTTAGGTAGTCAAGACATATTACAACGATTGGGTAACGTCTTTGAGTTACATCCTCTAGTTTTAGAAGATGTAGTCAATGTACCAGAGCGTCCCAAAACCGAGGATTATGAAGACCAATTGCTATTCATTGCCTGCATGGTAGTACCAAAGGAGAAAACATGTGGTTTTTATAGTGAGCAAGTAAGTTTAATATTAGGGAAAAATTATTTGTTGACAGTACAAGAGGAACCAGAACATGATTGCTTTGAAGCAGTGCGATCGCGAATTGAAAAAAATAAAGGTATCATCCGTAAACAAGGAGCGGATTATTTAGCTTACGCTCTGTTAGATGCGATTATTGATGGCTTTTTCCCAGTACTGGAGCTTTATGGAGAGCGAATCGAAGAGTTAGAAGAGGAGGTAATAGTCAAACCAACGCCACAAACACTACAAAATATTTATCAAATTAGGCGAGAATTACTGCAACTACGTCGTGCTATCTGGCCCCAACGAGATGCAATTAATTCCTTAATTCGAGATGGTAGTGAACTAATTGGCGAAGAAGTACGAATCTACCTGCGAGATTGTTATGACCATACAGTGCAAGTGATGGATATGGTGGAAACTTACCGAGAACTATCATCTGGATTAATGGATGTGTACCTTTCGGCAGTGAGTAATAAAATGAATGAAATTATGAAGGTACTAACGGTAGTTTCAACAATTTTTATTCCACTAACTTTTGTGGCTGGAATATATGGTATGAATTTCAATACTGAAAAATCGCCATATAATATGCCTGAATTGAATTGGTATTGGGGCTACCCAATTTGCTTGGCAGTTATGGTAGCGATCGCACTTAGTTTGCTATTCTTTTTTTGGCGACGAGGCTGGCTGCAAAATTCTGTAGTAATCAAGCGCAATTAA
- the groL gene encoding chaperonin GroEL (60 kDa chaperone family; promotes refolding of misfolded polypeptides especially under stressful conditions; forms two stacked rings of heptamers to form a barrel-shaped 14mer; ends can be capped by GroES; misfolded proteins enter the barrel where they are refolded when GroES binds) yields the protein MAKIIAFDEESRRALERGVNALADAVKITLGPKGRNVLLEKKFGAPQIVNDGITVAKEIELEDPLENTGARLIQEVASKTKDVAGDGTTTATVLAQALIREGLKNVAAGSNPVSLRRGIDKTIEALVLEIAKIAKPVEGSAIAQVATVSAGNDEEVGQMLAQAMEKVTKDGVITVEESKSLTTELEVVEGMQIDRGYISPYFVTNNERQIVEFENARILVTDKKISSIQDLVPILEKVARSGQPLLIIAEDVEGDALATLVVNKARGVLAVAAIKAPGFGDRRKALLEDIAILTDGQLISEEIGLSLDTAALEALGTARKITIDKESTTIVAGSVTKPEVQKRIGQIRRQLEETDSEYDQEKLQERIAKLAGGVAVIKVGAATETELKDRKLRIEDALNATKAAVEEGIVPGGGTTLIHLAKTVEAIKKTLQNDEERIGADIVERALEAPLRQIADNAGAEGSVIVSKVRDSEFNIGYNAATGEFEDLIAAGIIDPAKVVRSALQNAGSIAGLVLTTEAIVVEKPEKKSAAPAPDMGGMGGMGGMGGMGGMGGMGMF from the coding sequence ATGGCAAAAATTATTGCATTTGACGAGGAATCGCGGCGAGCTCTAGAAAGGGGTGTTAACGCCCTTGCCGATGCCGTAAAAATCACATTAGGGCCCAAAGGTCGCAATGTGCTTTTAGAAAAAAAGTTTGGCGCACCTCAAATTGTCAACGATGGTATCACTGTTGCCAAGGAAATTGAATTAGAAGATCCTTTGGAAAATACTGGTGCAAGACTCATCCAGGAAGTAGCCTCAAAAACTAAAGATGTCGCTGGGGATGGTACAACCACCGCCACAGTTTTAGCACAAGCCTTGATTCGAGAAGGTTTGAAGAACGTCGCGGCAGGTAGTAACCCTGTTAGCTTAAGACGTGGGATCGACAAAACTATTGAGGCACTGGTACTAGAAATTGCCAAGATAGCCAAGCCAGTAGAAGGAAGTGCGATCGCTCAAGTTGCTACTGTCTCTGCTGGTAACGATGAAGAAGTTGGCCAAATGTTAGCCCAAGCAATGGAAAAAGTCACCAAAGATGGTGTCATTACCGTTGAAGAATCTAAATCCCTCACAACTGAACTAGAAGTGGTTGAAGGGATGCAGATTGACAGAGGTTACATTTCTCCCTACTTCGTCACCAACAACGAGCGGCAAATTGTGGAATTTGAAAACGCTCGGATCTTGGTGACAGATAAAAAAATCAGCAGCATCCAAGATTTAGTGCCAATTTTGGAAAAAGTTGCCCGTTCTGGTCAGCCCTTGCTAATTATCGCTGAAGATGTCGAAGGTGATGCTTTGGCAACTTTGGTAGTGAACAAAGCGCGGGGTGTACTGGCTGTAGCTGCCATTAAAGCGCCTGGGTTTGGCGATCGCCGCAAAGCTTTGTTAGAAGATATTGCCATTCTCACCGATGGACAGTTGATTTCTGAAGAAATCGGCTTGAGCTTGGATACTGCTGCTTTAGAAGCGCTGGGAACTGCCCGCAAAATTACCATTGACAAAGAAAGCACCACCATTGTAGCTGGCAGTGTTACCAAGCCAGAAGTACAAAAGCGGATTGGTCAAATTCGTAGACAGTTGGAAGAAACCGATTCTGAATACGATCAAGAAAAACTCCAAGAACGCATCGCCAAGCTCGCTGGCGGCGTGGCAGTGATTAAAGTGGGTGCGGCAACCGAAACCGAACTCAAAGACCGCAAACTGCGGATTGAAGACGCGCTGAACGCTACTAAAGCTGCTGTGGAAGAAGGTATTGTTCCTGGTGGTGGGACAACTCTAATTCACTTAGCTAAGACGGTAGAAGCGATTAAAAAGACTTTACAAAATGACGAAGAAAGAATTGGGGCTGATATTGTCGAACGAGCGCTAGAAGCCCCCTTACGCCAAATAGCAGACAACGCCGGTGCTGAAGGTTCTGTAATCGTCTCTAAAGTCCGGGATAGCGAGTTCAACATTGGCTACAACGCTGCTACTGGCGAATTTGAAGACTTGATTGCTGCTGGTATTATCGACCCTGCCAAAGTCGTGCGTTCAGCTTTGCAAAATGCTGGTTCCATTGCTGGTTTGGTCTTAACCACTGAAGCGATCGTTGTTGAAAAGCCAGAGAAGAAATCCGCTGCTCCTGCCCCTGACATGGGCGGTATGGGAGGCATGGGTGGCATGGGTGGCATGGGCGGCATGGGCGGCATGGGTATGTTCTAA
- the trxA gene encoding thioredoxin, whose product MATKKEFNSFDDMLSASDVPVLVDFYADWCGPCQMMVPILEQVNAQLKDRLRIVKIDTEKYTDLATEYKIASLPTLVLFKQGKPVDRIEGVMQAPQLVQYLQTKI is encoded by the coding sequence ATGGCAACTAAAAAAGAATTTAACAGTTTTGATGATATGCTGTCCGCTTCTGATGTGCCTGTATTAGTAGATTTTTACGCTGACTGGTGTGGCCCCTGTCAGATGATGGTGCCAATTTTAGAGCAAGTCAATGCCCAACTTAAAGATCGTCTACGAATTGTCAAAATCGACACAGAAAAATACACAGATTTGGCTACTGAGTATAAAATTGCTTCTCTCCCAACCCTGGTACTGTTTAAGCAAGGTAAGCCTGTGGATCGGATAGAGGGAGTGATGCAAGCACCGCAGTTGGTGCAATATCTACAAACAAAGATTTAA